The Scyliorhinus canicula chromosome 13, sScyCan1.1, whole genome shotgun sequence genome contains a region encoding:
- the LOC119976584 gene encoding G-protein coupled receptor 55-like: MANMCNLSTAPLNQSDFVKTFQYVVHIPTFILGLIINLAALWLLCNRLKKWMESTIYMTNLIVCDMFLLFSLPFKIHADKEGGKWHGGPIFCKFVESLYFVNTYGTILLIMLISLDRYIAIKHPFLARTLRSPKKAIIACIVMWVCIWSASIPNYIQSDGITDYCFTHFGQFWKTGIIPLTMEIIFLISATTVMFCSVQIIRTLQRVDEERDDMNMRTSMNVVYSNLATFLLCFTPYHVAMLLYLLAKQCFITEAYLAPLRIFLQISQCWATMNCCLDGLYYYSIIKEFWNTKVKRADRLQNSPGDHVPGSKYDRLCWPVYSKEMEDCAYCQ; this comes from the coding sequence ATGGCAAATATGTGCAATTTGAGCACGGCTCCCTTAAACCAGTCCGATTTCGTGAAGACATTTCAGTATGTGGTGCACATACCAACATTCATCCTGGGACTGATCATTAATTTGGCTGCCCTCTGGCTACTCTGCAACAGACTGAAGAAGTGGATGGAATCTACGATCTACATGACCAACCTGATTGTGTGTGACATGTTTCTGCTCTTCTCTCTGCCTTTCAAAATCCACGCTGACAAGGAGGGTGGAAAGTGGCATGGGGGACCAATATTCTGTAAGTTTGTGGAGTCCTTGTACTTTGTCAACACTTATGGGACAATCCTGTTAATCATGCTGATCTCTCTGGATCGGTACATCGCTATCAAGCATCCTTTCCTGGCACGAACTCTCAGATCTCCTAAGAAAGCCATCATTGCCTGTATTGTGATGTGGGTTTGTATCTGGTCTGCAAGCATACCAAACTACATCCAGTCTGACGGTATAACGGACTATTGTTTCACACATTTTGGTCAATTTTGGAAAACGGGTATAATTCCCCTGACTATGGAAATCATATTTTTAATCTCTGCCACTACTGTGATGTTCTGCAGTGTTCAAATAATCAGAACATTGCAAAGAGTGGACGAAGAGAGAGACGATATGAACATGCGCACATCTATGAATGTTGTCTACTCAAATCTGGCGACCTTCCTTCTGTGCTTTACACCATATCATGTGGCTATGCTGCTGTACCTTTTAGCAAAGCAGTGCTTCATAACAGAAGCTTACTTAGCACCTCTGCGAATCTTTCTCCAGATCTCTCAGTGTTGGGCGACCATGAACTGTTGCCTGGACGGTCTGTATTACTATTCAATCATTAAGGAATTTTGGAATACAAAGGTCAAGAGAGCAGACAGGTTGCAGAATTCACCTGGAGATCATGTGCCTGGATCAAAGTATGATCGTCTATGCTGGCCTGTCTACAGCAAAGAAATGGAGGACTGTGCATACTGTCAATGA